One genomic window of Luteitalea pratensis includes the following:
- a CDS encoding DUF1624 domain-containing protein, with protein MTSTQAYPAPAAVMQAGVRCPGSPEAAISRDPAPRLKAIDALRGLVIVLMALDHARDFFHAGAMTFSPTDLARTTPLLFATRWVTHLCAPLFSLLAGVGAWLRLQRPGETRASLSRYLVSRGLWLIVLELVVMRVAMNFSLSMAYPPLLLVLWVLGLSMLILAALVWLPLSVVLAGSLVVIVGHNLLDPIRAADLGQFAGVWRVLHEPGVLPVGGIVAVVGYPLVPWCAVMAAGYGLGPLFGALADVRQRRLVTMGIACCVAFLGLRLMNGYGDPAPWSVQPSAVLTVLSFLNTTKYPPSLAFLLMTLGPGLLLLAWMDRRAWPAGQPLVVFGRVPLFFFVSHFFVLHGLAAVAALATYGRAAAAFLWMPLPSMGGPAAAFPPGFGYPLWGVYAAWLAVLVLLWPACRRLAARRLARTWTSESGRVATRALGGGSRAGR; from the coding sequence GTGACATCGACTCAAGCGTACCCCGCCCCGGCCGCCGTGATGCAGGCCGGGGTACGATGCCCGGGATCACCGGAGGCTGCCATCTCGCGCGATCCTGCTCCTCGTCTCAAAGCCATCGACGCCCTGCGCGGGCTCGTGATCGTGCTGATGGCGCTGGACCACGCGCGCGATTTCTTTCACGCCGGCGCGATGACTTTCTCGCCGACCGACCTCGCCCGGACGACGCCGTTGCTGTTCGCGACGCGCTGGGTGACCCACCTGTGCGCGCCGCTCTTTTCGCTGCTCGCCGGCGTCGGCGCCTGGCTGCGGTTGCAGCGCCCGGGTGAGACGCGTGCGTCGCTTTCGCGCTACCTCGTTTCCCGTGGCCTCTGGCTCATCGTCCTGGAACTCGTCGTCATGCGCGTGGCGATGAACTTCTCGCTGTCGATGGCCTACCCACCGCTGCTGCTGGTGCTGTGGGTGCTCGGACTGTCGATGTTGATCCTTGCAGCGCTCGTGTGGCTGCCGCTGTCGGTCGTCCTCGCCGGAAGCCTGGTCGTCATCGTCGGCCACAACCTCCTGGATCCCATCCGCGCGGCGGACCTCGGCCAGTTCGCCGGTGTGTGGAGGGTCCTGCACGAGCCCGGCGTACTGCCCGTCGGCGGGATCGTCGCCGTGGTGGGCTACCCGCTGGTGCCGTGGTGCGCGGTGATGGCCGCGGGGTACGGCCTGGGCCCGCTGTTCGGCGCACTGGCTGACGTCCGCCAGCGCCGACTCGTGACGATGGGAATCGCCTGTTGTGTGGCGTTTCTGGGGCTACGGCTGATGAACGGCTACGGCGATCCCGCGCCCTGGTCTGTCCAGCCGTCAGCCGTGTTGACGGTGCTGTCGTTCCTCAACACGACCAAGTATCCGCCCTCGCTGGCGTTTCTGCTGATGACCCTGGGCCCTGGCCTGCTCCTGCTCGCGTGGATGGACCGGCGGGCCTGGCCGGCAGGGCAACCGCTGGTGGTGTTCGGTCGGGTGCCGCTGTTCTTTTTCGTCAGCCACTTCTTTGTGCTGCACGGGCTGGCGGCCGTCGCGGCGCTGGCCACTTATGGACGGGCGGCGGCCGCGTTCCTGTGGATGCCGCTGCCATCGATGGGCGGCCCGGCCGCGGCATTTCCTCCCGGCTTCGGCTATCCGCTGTGGGGGGTGTACGCCGCGTGGTTGGCCGTGCTGGTGCTGTTGTGGCCGGCTTGCCGCCGACTGGCCGCCAGGCGACTGGCGCGAACGTGGACGAGCGAGAGTGGCAGGGTCGCTACGCGTGCGCTCGGCGGAGGATCGAGAGCAGGGAGGTGA
- a CDS encoding MarR family winged helix-turn-helix transcriptional regulator has protein sequence MPTDLEQELKQTRPFKSPHEEAFVGLQRTAALLEHAIETLLKPSGVTATQYNVLRILRGAGEQGLCRSEVGQRMVRRVPDVTRLLDRLEETGLIARTRGGEDRRYVSTTITPKGLETLAAIDEVIPPFLEQHMGALDAEQLQSLTSLLSILRRAHA, from the coding sequence ATGCCGACTGACCTGGAGCAGGAACTCAAGCAGACGCGGCCGTTCAAGTCGCCACACGAAGAAGCCTTCGTCGGCCTGCAGCGCACCGCCGCCTTGCTGGAACACGCGATCGAGACCCTGCTGAAGCCCTCGGGCGTCACCGCGACCCAGTACAACGTGCTGCGGATCCTGCGTGGCGCCGGCGAGCAGGGGCTCTGCCGCAGCGAAGTCGGGCAGCGTATGGTGCGGCGCGTCCCCGACGTCACCCGCCTGCTCGACCGCCTCGAGGAGACCGGCCTCATCGCGCGCACGCGTGGCGGCGAGGATCGGCGGTATGTCAGCACGACGATCACGCCGAAGGGACTCGAGACGCTGGCCGCCATCGATGAAGTCATTCCGCCGTTCCTGGAACAGCACATGGGCGCGCTGGACGCCGAGCAACTGCAGTCGCTCACCTCCCTGCTCTCGATCCTCCGCCGAGCGCACGCGTAG
- a CDS encoding c-type cytochrome, giving the protein MMRGLVPFAAGVVLCGAIVTAAGQAPTQPPAATPADDAAPEWLPKELKNLKVLPKDIEPKQLLVVMRGFTQAMGVRCVYCHVAGPDPSDMSSYNFESDRKEHKETTRAMLKYTEAVNEAFPKGVGEEPKAGELRVTCYTCHQGQREPPTKKPDGPPRTGAPAAAPQGQPPRPPGL; this is encoded by the coding sequence ATGATGCGAGGTCTCGTTCCTTTTGCGGCCGGCGTGGTCCTCTGTGGCGCCATCGTCACCGCTGCCGGCCAGGCCCCGACGCAGCCACCGGCTGCGACACCCGCCGACGACGCGGCGCCGGAATGGCTACCGAAAGAGCTGAAGAATCTGAAGGTCCTCCCCAAGGACATCGAACCCAAGCAGTTGCTGGTGGTGATGCGCGGCTTCACGCAGGCCATGGGCGTGCGCTGCGTGTATTGCCACGTCGCCGGGCCCGATCCCTCGGACATGAGCTCGTACAACTTCGAGAGCGACCGCAAGGAGCACAAGGAGACGACCCGGGCGATGCTCAAGTACACCGAGGCCGTCAACGAGGCCTTCCCGAAAGGTGTCGGCGAGGAGCCGAAGGCGGGTGAACTGCGCGTGACGTGCTACACCTGCCACCAGGGGCAGCGTGAGCCACCGACGAAGAAGCCGGACGGCCCTCCTCGCACGGGCGCGCCGGCGGCGGCGCCACAGGGACAGCCGCCACGGCCCCCGGGGCTGTAA
- a CDS encoding c-type cytochrome — MFRGAASLAAALLCSAVITVAGQAPQAPPQGPPPGPQGGPPGGRPAFVPPTPKNLKVLPKDIEGRQLMGVMRGFTQALGVRCVFCHVPGANEQDLNTFDFASDEKDHKKAARSMLRFTESLNKDFPMDVGDEPEPGQMRVTCWTCHRGDKEPQTRRPDGPGGPGGPPGAPGGPGAPGAPGAQGAQPQAPPAQGQPPQGQPPRPPAI, encoded by the coding sequence ATGTTCCGAGGCGCTGCGTCCCTTGCCGCTGCCCTGTTGTGCAGCGCTGTCATCACCGTCGCCGGGCAGGCGCCACAGGCGCCGCCACAGGGGCCGCCGCCTGGTCCTCAGGGTGGCCCCCCGGGAGGCCGTCCGGCCTTTGTCCCGCCGACACCCAAGAACCTGAAGGTCTTGCCCAAGGACATCGAGGGGCGCCAGTTGATGGGCGTGATGCGCGGCTTTACACAGGCGCTGGGCGTTCGATGCGTGTTCTGCCATGTCCCTGGCGCGAACGAGCAGGACCTCAACACGTTCGACTTCGCGAGCGACGAGAAGGACCACAAGAAGGCCGCTCGCTCGATGCTCAGGTTCACGGAGTCGCTGAACAAGGACTTTCCGATGGACGTCGGGGACGAGCCCGAACCAGGCCAGATGCGCGTCACATGCTGGACCTGCCACCGCGGTGACAAGGAACCCCAGACGCGTCGGCCGGATGGTCCTGGCGGACCTGGTGGGCCACCAGGGGCGCCTGGCGGCCCCGGCGCACCGGGAGCACCCGGCGCACAGGGCGCACAACCGCAGGCCCCGCCTGCGCAGGGGCAGCCCCCACAGGGGCAGCCGCCTCGACCGCCAGCGATTTGA
- a CDS encoding M3 family metallopeptidase has translation MPAGFAVLGLLVNPVNSPAQPAATAATNPLLQEWTGPYGGVPPWDKVLPELFKPAFLAAIDLQRQDIEAITKITAPATFANTIEALQRAGRPLGRLDVLFGVMTSNRNAPEYQALDRELSPIFAAADDEITFNERLFARVAAVRDSMARGDLTAEQQRLTQRTYDGFVRQGAKLSAADKQQLSKINQELAGAFSDFATKILADEDTWITLDSEADLAGLPTALVSAYKAAAAEHKVPGKWAVVNTRSSVDPFLTFASRRDLREKVWTTFKSRGDNGNANDTHAVIARIVKLRADRARLLGFASHAHWRMDDTMARDPQKATELMMRVWTPAVARVKEEVADMQAIAAREGQAITIEPWDYLYYAEKVRKAKYDLDTNELKPYFELNNVIAASYAMAEKLYGLTFTEITGTVPVFHPDVRVFEVKDKATGRHVGVYYRDDFARQYKRSGAWASGYRGQRRFDGPVTPITSNNNNFVKAAAGEPVLISLDDAETLFHEFGHALHGLLMDVTYPGLAGTPRDFVEFPSQVHENWVLTRDLLDTYFRHYQTKAPMPQALVDKVNNASKFNQGYATVEYLASAIVDMRLHLLPDGVVDPDAFERKTLAEIGAPKEVAMRHRLPQFNHLFTSDSYSAGYYSYLWSDVMASDAWAAFEEAGSPWDPAVAQKFKTIILATGNSIDRAEAYRRFRGREPDVNALLQNRGFPVGGSSDKGRDD, from the coding sequence ATGCCTGCCGGTTTCGCCGTGCTGGGCCTCCTCGTAAACCCTGTGAACAGCCCCGCCCAGCCTGCCGCCACCGCCGCCACCAATCCGCTGCTCCAGGAATGGACGGGCCCCTACGGCGGTGTGCCCCCGTGGGACAAGGTGTTGCCCGAGCTCTTCAAACCGGCATTCCTGGCCGCGATCGACCTCCAACGCCAGGACATCGAGGCGATCACCAAGATCACGGCGCCGGCCACGTTCGCCAACACGATCGAGGCCCTGCAGCGTGCGGGTCGCCCGCTGGGACGGCTGGACGTGTTGTTCGGCGTCATGACCAGCAACCGGAACGCGCCGGAGTACCAGGCGCTCGACCGCGAGCTCTCGCCGATCTTCGCTGCCGCCGACGACGAGATCACGTTCAACGAGCGGCTGTTCGCCCGCGTCGCGGCTGTCCGGGACTCGATGGCACGCGGGGATCTCACGGCCGAGCAGCAGCGCCTCACGCAGCGGACCTACGACGGCTTCGTGCGACAGGGCGCGAAGCTGAGTGCCGCGGACAAGCAGCAGCTCTCGAAGATCAACCAGGAGCTCGCAGGCGCGTTCTCGGACTTCGCCACCAAGATCCTGGCCGACGAGGACACGTGGATCACGCTGGACAGTGAGGCCGACCTCGCGGGGCTGCCGACGGCGCTCGTCTCGGCCTACAAGGCCGCGGCCGCCGAGCACAAGGTTCCCGGCAAGTGGGCTGTCGTCAACACCCGATCCTCGGTCGACCCGTTTCTCACGTTTGCGTCGCGCCGGGACCTGCGCGAGAAGGTGTGGACGACCTTCAAGAGCCGCGGCGACAACGGCAACGCCAACGACACCCATGCGGTCATTGCCCGGATTGTCAAGCTGCGTGCCGATCGCGCCAGGTTGCTCGGCTTTGCCTCGCACGCGCACTGGCGCATGGACGACACCATGGCCCGCGACCCTCAGAAGGCCACCGAGCTGATGATGCGCGTGTGGACGCCAGCCGTGGCGCGCGTCAAGGAGGAGGTCGCCGACATGCAGGCGATCGCCGCCAGGGAAGGCCAGGCGATCACCATCGAGCCATGGGACTACCTGTACTACGCCGAGAAGGTCCGCAAGGCGAAGTACGACCTCGACACGAACGAGCTGAAGCCCTACTTCGAGTTGAACAACGTGATCGCGGCGTCGTACGCGATGGCCGAGAAGCTGTACGGCTTGACGTTCACGGAGATCACCGGGACGGTGCCCGTCTTCCATCCGGACGTCCGCGTCTTCGAGGTCAAGGACAAGGCCACCGGCCGTCACGTCGGCGTGTACTATCGCGACGATTTCGCGCGCCAGTACAAGCGGTCCGGCGCATGGGCCTCCGGATACCGGGGACAGCGCCGGTTCGACGGGCCCGTCACCCCGATCACGTCCAACAACAACAACTTCGTCAAGGCCGCCGCCGGGGAGCCGGTGCTCATCAGCCTCGACGATGCCGAGACGCTGTTCCACGAGTTCGGGCACGCGCTGCATGGCCTGCTGATGGACGTCACGTACCCCGGGCTGGCAGGGACGCCGCGCGACTTCGTGGAGTTCCCGAGCCAGGTGCACGAGAACTGGGTGCTCACGCGCGACCTGCTGGATACGTACTTCCGTCATTACCAGACGAAGGCGCCGATGCCGCAAGCGTTGGTGGACAAGGTGAACAACGCGTCCAAGTTCAACCAGGGTTACGCCACGGTCGAGTACCTGGCTTCGGCCATCGTCGACATGCGCCTGCACCTGTTGCCGGATGGCGTGGTCGATCCGGATGCGTTCGAGCGCAAGACACTGGCGGAGATTGGTGCGCCGAAGGAGGTGGCGATGCGGCACCGACTGCCGCAGTTCAACCACCTGTTCACGTCGGACTCCTACTCGGCGGGCTACTACAGCTACCTCTGGTCGGACGTGATGGCTTCCGATGCGTGGGCCGCGTTCGAGGAAGCCGGCAGCCCGTGGGACCCGGCGGTCGCGCAGAAGTTCAAGACCATCATCCTGGCCACCGGCAACAGCATCGATCGGGCCGAGGCCTACCGACGCTTTCGCGGTCGCGAGCCGGACGTCAACGCGTTGCTGCAGAACCGCGGCTTCCCCGTCGGCGGCAGCAGCGACAAGGGTCGCGACGATTGA
- a CDS encoding YaeQ family protein, with amino-acid sequence MTREPPCRQVVLLATCDDARVALTATIYTADIDMADHDRGVYETLALRVARHPSESDDYLVTRLLAYALEYTEGLEFSTGGLSSPDDPALAVRDLTGALRSWIEIGWPDPARLHKAAKASPRVAVYPHRDAGQWLKRLEGERIHRAADIHVRAIDLGLIGALAARLDRRLAFALAVSDGELFVSLGADTFTGVVRAHVLR; translated from the coding sequence ATGACGAGGGAACCCCCTTGCCGTCAAGTGGTCCTGCTGGCGACGTGCGACGATGCGCGGGTGGCCCTGACCGCGACGATCTACACCGCCGACATCGACATGGCCGATCACGACCGTGGCGTATACGAGACGCTGGCCCTCCGCGTTGCACGCCACCCATCCGAGTCGGACGACTACTTGGTGACGCGCCTGCTGGCCTATGCGCTCGAATACACCGAAGGTTTGGAGTTCTCGACCGGGGGCCTGTCCTCGCCCGATGACCCCGCCCTGGCCGTCCGGGATCTGACCGGGGCGCTGCGCTCGTGGATCGAGATCGGGTGGCCCGACCCGGCGCGGCTGCACAAGGCCGCGAAAGCCTCCCCCCGCGTGGCGGTCTACCCGCACCGGGACGCGGGGCAATGGCTCAAGCGCCTGGAAGGGGAGCGGATTCACCGGGCGGCGGACATCCACGTCCGGGCCATCGACCTCGGGTTGATCGGCGCGCTTGCGGCTCGCCTCGATCGACGGTTGGCGTTTGCGCTCGCCGTCTCGGACGGTGAACTGTTCGTGTCGCTCGGCGCCGACACGTTCACGGGTGTCGTTCGGGCGCACGTACTCCGGTGA
- a CDS encoding tetratricopeptide repeat protein yields MPQKICAMTVALALTGLVGAIGCRREEAPSTPASVPGAVAPAVMANATYVGRAQCARCHQPEEKLWQGSHHDLAMQEATPATVLGNFADATFSYAGTTTRFSRRDGRYVVRTDGPDGQLRDYDVAYVFGVYPLQQYLIGFPDGRYQALGIAWDSRTKAEGGQRWYHLYPDEAVTHSDVLHWTKFSQNWNAQCAVCHSTNLRKGFDRATNTYKTTWSEMDVSCETCHGPASAHVAWANTRANGAAVTSPSAADIGLTVSLRERRDVQWTMQMANGIAKRSPALGTRRAEVEICAPCHARRSERFDAHVPGQPFLMSYRPAFLSEGLYRADGQMQDEVYNYGSFLQSKMQAAGVTCSDCHDPHSLKQKADGNAVCSQCHLPTTFDGPTHHGHKAGTAGASCVACHMPTEAYMGVDRRHDHSFRVPRPDFSERFGTPNACTACHANKPAAWASAALDTWRTPAWRQRPHFAETFAKSRQGRADAVGGLTTIASDARQPGIVRASALELLQDAGPAQLEFSLDALAGDPDPLVRLAVAQGLQRLEPAARARIGGRLLEDPLRSIRIDAASALAGEPAAWLPAGQREALVRNLGDVRVSEAFNGDRPESFVNLALLEERRGNVAAAAAEYEAATKYAPWFLPAYVNLAELQRQGGNEVVAEQTLRRALAEVPGDAGVLYALGLSVYRQQRAAEAVTLLAQAARAAPEVPRYPFAYALALESQGRLPEALQVIDAALLRHPDNRDLLDAGLGAAQKSGDVDRARAYVRRLLVVAPGDPALVQLARGLGVR; encoded by the coding sequence ATGCCGCAGAAGATCTGCGCGATGACCGTCGCGCTTGCGCTGACCGGCTTGGTCGGGGCCATCGGATGCCGGCGGGAAGAGGCGCCGTCGACGCCAGCCAGCGTGCCCGGGGCGGTCGCACCGGCGGTCATGGCCAACGCCACGTACGTTGGCCGGGCCCAGTGTGCGCGTTGTCACCAGCCCGAGGAGAAACTCTGGCAGGGGTCGCACCACGACCTGGCGATGCAGGAGGCCACACCGGCCACCGTGCTCGGCAACTTCGCCGACGCCACCTTCAGCTACGCTGGCACCACGACCCGCTTCAGCCGGCGCGACGGCCGGTACGTCGTGCGAACAGACGGTCCCGACGGACAGCTCCGCGACTACGACGTGGCGTATGTGTTCGGCGTGTACCCGCTGCAGCAGTACCTGATCGGGTTTCCCGACGGCCGGTATCAGGCGCTCGGTATCGCCTGGGATAGCCGCACGAAGGCCGAGGGCGGGCAGCGCTGGTACCACTTGTATCCGGACGAGGCCGTCACGCACTCCGACGTACTGCACTGGACGAAATTCAGCCAGAACTGGAACGCCCAGTGCGCGGTGTGCCATTCCACGAACCTGCGCAAGGGGTTCGATCGCGCGACCAACACTTACAAGACGACGTGGTCCGAGATGGACGTGTCGTGCGAGACCTGCCATGGGCCGGCGTCCGCGCATGTGGCATGGGCCAACACGCGCGCGAACGGCGCCGCCGTGACGTCGCCGAGCGCGGCGGACATAGGACTGACCGTGTCGCTCCGTGAGCGGCGTGACGTCCAGTGGACGATGCAGATGGCCAACGGCATCGCGAAGCGGAGCCCGGCGCTCGGTACGCGGCGCGCAGAAGTGGAGATCTGCGCCCCGTGCCATGCCCGTCGATCGGAACGATTCGACGCGCACGTGCCCGGCCAGCCGTTCCTTATGTCATACCGGCCGGCGTTCCTCTCCGAAGGGCTGTATCGCGCTGACGGGCAGATGCAGGACGAGGTCTACAACTACGGCTCGTTCCTCCAGAGCAAGATGCAAGCAGCCGGCGTGACCTGCTCGGACTGTCACGACCCGCACAGCCTAAAGCAGAAGGCCGACGGCAACGCGGTCTGCTCACAGTGCCATCTGCCGACGACCTTCGATGGGCCCACCCATCACGGGCACAAGGCAGGAACCGCCGGTGCGTCGTGCGTGGCCTGCCACATGCCGACCGAGGCGTACATGGGCGTGGATCGCCGGCACGATCACAGCTTCCGCGTGCCGCGGCCGGACTTCAGCGAGCGGTTCGGCACGCCCAACGCGTGCACTGCCTGTCACGCGAACAAGCCCGCGGCGTGGGCCTCGGCCGCTCTGGACACGTGGCGGACACCGGCGTGGCGGCAGCGACCGCATTTTGCCGAGACGTTCGCAAAGTCGCGGCAGGGCAGGGCAGACGCCGTCGGCGGGCTGACGACGATTGCCTCGGATGCCCGTCAGCCGGGCATCGTGCGCGCCTCGGCCCTGGAACTGTTGCAGGACGCCGGGCCGGCCCAACTCGAATTCTCGCTCGACGCACTCGCCGGCGATCCCGACCCGCTGGTCCGACTGGCCGTCGCGCAGGGCCTGCAACGGCTGGAACCAGCAGCGCGCGCTCGCATCGGCGGCCGCCTCCTCGAGGATCCGCTCAGGTCCATTCGCATCGATGCGGCGTCGGCCCTGGCCGGCGAGCCCGCCGCGTGGCTGCCCGCGGGGCAGCGAGAGGCGCTCGTGCGGAACCTCGGTGACGTGCGCGTGTCGGAGGCGTTCAACGGCGATCGCCCGGAGTCCTTCGTCAACCTGGCATTGCTCGAGGAACGGCGCGGAAATGTCGCGGCGGCCGCAGCCGAGTACGAAGCCGCCACGAAGTACGCGCCCTGGTTCCTGCCGGCTTATGTGAACCTCGCGGAACTCCAGCGGCAGGGGGGCAACGAGGTTGTCGCCGAGCAGACGCTGCGCCGCGCGCTGGCGGAGGTGCCCGGCGATGCCGGCGTGCTCTATGCCCTGGGGCTGTCGGTGTACCGCCAGCAGCGGGCTGCGGAGGCCGTGACCTTGCTGGCCCAGGCCGCGAGGGCCGCGCCCGAGGTGCCGCGCTATCCCTTTGCGTATGCCCTGGCGCTCGAATCGCAGGGAAGACTGCCAGAAGCGCTGCAGGTCATCGACGCTGCGCTCCTCCGTCACCCTGATAATCGGGATCTGCTCGACGCCGGCCTGGGCGCCGCCCAGAAGTCCGGCGACGTCGACCGCGCCCGCGCGTATGTCCGCCGCCTGCTGGTCGTCGCACCAGGGGATCCTGCATTGGTCCAGTTGGCACGCGGGCTCGGCGTGAGGTGA
- a CDS encoding carbon-nitrogen hydrolase family protein has product MRGIRIALANLPFPESPAAAVSGACEAIAAAARERVQIICFPECYVPGYRAVDKAVPPPDAAWLAAATTTIASAAARARLTVVLGTERLDSGRLLASAVVIGPDGVIGVQDKVQIDPSEEGLYAAGEGRRVFDADGMTFGVTICHEGWRYPETVRWAARRGAQVVFHQAFHEAEPGGYRPGSFADPANTFHEKAVLCRAAENTCYVATVNYACEGSPTTSAVARPDGTLQCYQPYGVAGVLVADLDLDLATGLLASRCRYEY; this is encoded by the coding sequence GTGAGGGGCATCCGCATTGCACTGGCCAACCTGCCGTTTCCCGAGTCGCCGGCCGCCGCGGTCTCTGGCGCGTGTGAGGCGATCGCGGCAGCGGCGCGTGAGAGGGTGCAGATCATCTGCTTCCCGGAGTGCTACGTGCCCGGGTACCGCGCCGTGGACAAGGCCGTGCCTCCACCCGATGCCGCCTGGCTCGCCGCCGCCACCACGACCATTGCGTCAGCGGCTGCGCGCGCACGCCTGACGGTCGTGTTGGGCACCGAGCGCCTCGACTCGGGCCGTCTGCTCGCGTCGGCCGTGGTCATCGGCCCGGACGGCGTCATCGGCGTGCAGGACAAGGTGCAGATCGATCCGTCGGAAGAGGGCCTGTACGCTGCGGGTGAGGGCAGGCGGGTCTTCGACGCCGACGGGATGACCTTCGGAGTGACGATCTGCCACGAAGGCTGGCGGTACCCGGAAACCGTGCGCTGGGCGGCGCGACGGGGCGCACAGGTCGTCTTCCATCAGGCCTTCCACGAAGCGGAGCCGGGCGGGTACCGGCCCGGCAGCTTTGCCGATCCGGCCAACACATTTCACGAGAAAGCGGTCCTTTGCCGCGCGGCGGAGAACACGTGTTACGTGGCGACGGTCAACTACGCCTGCGAGGGATCGCCGACGACATCAGCCGTGGCGCGCCCCGACGGGACGCTCCAGTGCTATCAGCCGTACGGTGTGGCCGGCGTGCTCGTCGCCGATCTCGATCTCGATCTCGCCACCGGGTTGCTGGCGAGCCGATGCCGCTACGAGTACTGA
- a CDS encoding PEP-CTERM sorting domain-containing protein: MQRGVQLLPEPGSGEERLVRATKEIDMRKTISGVLVGAVALACVIGTSTKADAALFAAICDDLACAGGNDFIVLDNNGNTSGGGAATDTIGAVGAISFGTSAFGYSLVVNTTQSKPMLGSAASPQLDVTFTATTSNSNSNSVFLYASDTDFLGATVHPFLLTFGGTNSGGSGTATGRAWGGTSNTALQFSGANLFGTVGPLSNPAFAGSVGGTFTSVVSPFSLTIGVAINRTSAGTTTGDLNLSPSTIPEPASMALLGLGLMGFGAVKRIHKGKQVK, translated from the coding sequence GTGCAGCGTGGTGTTCAGCTGCTGCCTGAACCGGGTAGCGGCGAAGAGCGCCTCGTAAGGGCGACGAAGGAGATCGATATGAGGAAGACAATCTCAGGAGTGCTCGTGGGTGCTGTCGCACTAGCGTGCGTGATTGGCACGAGCACGAAGGCAGATGCGGCGCTTTTTGCGGCGATTTGCGACGACCTGGCCTGCGCCGGCGGGAACGATTTCATCGTTCTCGACAACAACGGCAACACCAGCGGGGGTGGCGCTGCGACCGATACGATCGGGGCGGTAGGGGCGATCAGTTTCGGAACCTCCGCCTTCGGTTATTCGCTCGTGGTGAACACCACGCAGAGTAAGCCGATGCTTGGTAGCGCGGCTTCGCCACAGCTGGACGTGACGTTCACGGCGACGACGAGCAACTCCAACAGCAACAGCGTCTTCCTGTATGCGAGCGACACGGATTTCCTCGGAGCGACCGTGCATCCGTTCCTGTTGACGTTCGGCGGAACAAACTCGGGCGGGAGCGGAACAGCCACGGGGCGGGCCTGGGGTGGCACGTCGAACACGGCGCTACAGTTCAGCGGCGCGAACTTGTTCGGCACGGTCGGGCCGCTGTCCAATCCGGCGTTCGCCGGATCGGTTGGGGGAACCTTTACGTCGGTCGTCAGCCCGTTTTCGCTGACGATCGGCGTTGCGATAAACCGCACGAGTGCCGGCACGACGACCGGCGACCTAAACCTGTCGCCTTCAACGATTCCCGAACCCGCCTCGATGGCACTCCTCGGCTTGGGGCTCATGGGCTTCGGCGCCGTCAAACGCATTCACAAGGGCAAGCAGGTCAAGTAA
- a CDS encoding site-specific integrase — protein sequence MACRRLKVANSRTRAITLDDQGRLLAELPTQVRRIAQVALLTGARIGEVLDLTWDELTETDLTFRRTKNGGARTLPMSEALKTVFGEVKRRGAYVVMTRKGTGLHGKGKAEATRYTANGFRHTFRRAVERAGLDGAKVTPHTMRHTVLSRRVAAGHDDHTVMEISGHRSTRMLQRYTHPQRAHCVAALQSVAFSVTNRAQPPETAQGGEG from the coding sequence GTGGCGTGCCGCCGGTTGAAGGTCGCCAACTCGCGCACGCGCGCCATCACGCTCGACGATCAGGGCCGCCTCCTGGCCGAACTGCCGACGCAGGTGCGGCGCATTGCCCAGGTCGCGCTCCTGACCGGCGCCCGCATCGGGGAGGTGCTCGACCTGACCTGGGACGAACTCACCGAGACGGACCTCACGTTTCGCCGCACGAAGAACGGCGGGGCGCGCACCCTGCCGATGTCCGAGGCGCTCAAGACGGTCTTCGGGGAGGTCAAGCGCCGGGGGGCCTACGTCGTCATGACCCGGAAGGGGACGGGGCTGCACGGCAAGGGGAAGGCCGAGGCGACCCGGTACACTGCCAACGGCTTCCGGCACACGTTCCGCCGGGCCGTCGAGCGGGCCGGACTGGACGGCGCGAAGGTGACGCCGCACACGATGCGGCACACCGTCCTGAGCCGGAGGGTCGCCGCCGGCCACGACGATCACACGGTCATGGAAATCAGCGGCCATCGGTCGACGCGGATGCTCCAGCGGTACACACATCCCCAGCGGGCACACTGCGTCGCGGCGCTCCAGAGCGTGGCCTTCTCGGTCACAAACAGGGCACAACCACCTGAAACAGCCCAAGGCGGCGAAGGGTGA